The following are encoded together in the Babesia microti strain RI chromosome II, complete genome genome:
- a CDS encoding ATP-dependent DNA helicase Q-like 4A (overlaps_old_locusTagID:BBM_II03015), with protein MNDCTAASSPRPKKKRAKQTEPTISTSCDSTIAPNYNAGANFGTNAIPLELSNSTLYMALKHVIWYTNSLFAIKSHSDLQQCHRTAGLAQRYINAAISSISPYEPLGPYRLKRPLDNNLNSFEHIPFKNDSYCLSEVSTLDCAIEDSFRPNETDHVDKVESITSLLDVYMYKSQSQPVPPKNQAPAESISTIQDGGETESSDSGSKETNTPISDAVKKFKEQVNHQPQIPQEYIQSEWSRNDFPFSPLVEKIRSNFFKYPSFRGIQLQAINALLSGKDVFVTMATGGGKSLCYQLPPLVFGGVAVVFSPLLSLIKDQIKHMQQIGLHCVENVTTYKTFVNLAKPRGYEHGDANGLIWFMTPEKYASSSRTLAFLQKLYDENQLRLFAIDEAHCISQWGTDFRKDYRKLGSLRAKFPHVPIIALTATSPPNVTKDILTSLRISGAICLNSNTSRRNLWLEVRSKSKTQLKEIVKILGKAKESAIIYCLSTKDCERVAEELVKCGITAGAYHSKMDNDTRLLVQQEWMENRKRVIVATMAFGMGIDKSNVRYILHHSPPSSLDRYYQEIGRAGRDGKFARTVLWYSPHDFDRLKSLVKGKPKFSQAIDQVANYCYNKLQCRHMLISQFLHDEPEGESTENCAFFPGATPGCDNCTKRLKSVWEDVTIEAREIAKFVAQAMAHRTNPFLTVSILVNALRGSMMKVVVKYSLDKLPGHGCLKGASKERIMEIVRKLLAMGVLRESHRRSKNFGRTVVSVGNGAKDLIGGNMRLFIDAVTIDGGVKAERNSSVLEAASRNNIKRSIPEQLFSRSDSSELPDCD; from the coding sequence ATGAACGACTGCACTGCAGCATCGTCTCCTAGACCCAAGAAAAAGAGGGCTAAACAGACAGAACCAACTATTAGTACCAGTTGCGATTCCACGATTGCCCCAAATTATAATGCTGGTGCAAATTTCGGTACAAATGCCATTCCACTGGAGCTGAGCAACTCTACCCTGTATATGGCATTGAAACACGTAATTTGGTACACGAATTCGCTTTTCGCTATAAAATCACACAGCGACCTGCAGCAATGCCATAGAACTGCTGGGTTGGCACAAAGATACATTAACGCAGCAATATCATCTATCAGTCCATACGAGCCACTGGGCCCCTATAGACTTAAAAGGCCACTAGATAATAACTTGAATTCTTTCGAACATATACCATTCAAGAACGATAGCTATTGCCTATCAGAAGTGTCAACACTGGATTGTGCCATTGAAGATTCATTTAGGCCAAACGAAACAGACCACGTTGACAAAGTGGAATCAATTACATCACTGCTTGACGTTTACATGTATAAATCGCAATCGCAGCCAGTCCCGCCAAAAAATCAAGCACCAGCCGAATCAATTAGCACAATTCAAGATGGTGGAGAAACGGAATCTTCGGATTCAGGTTCAAAAGAAACAAACACTCCAATCTCCGACGCAGTGAAGAAGTTTAAAGAACAAGTGAATCATCAGCCACAAATACCCCAAGAATATATACAAAGTGAATGGTCTCGAAACGACTTTCCCTTTTCCCCACTAGTAGAAAAAATAAGATCGAATTTTTTCAAGTACCCGAGCTTCAGAGGTATACAGCTCCAAGCAATAAATGCGTTGCTATCTGGTAAAGATGTATTCGTTACAATGGCAACAGGGGGAGGTAAAAGCCTTTGCTACCAACTCCCTCCACTAGTATTTGGAGGTGTAGCCGTTGTGTTCTCCCCCCTCCTGTCCCTCATAAAAGACCAGATCAAGCATATGCAGCAAATTGGACTTCACTGTGTAGAAAACGTCACGACATACAAAACATTTGTCAACTTAGCAAAACCCCGTGGGTACGAACACGGTGATGCCAACGGCCTGATCTGGTTTATGACACCAGAAAAGTATGCAAGCAGTAGTAGAACTTTGGCATTTTTGCAAAAGCTATATGATGAAAATCAGCTTAGGCTATTTGCAATTGATGAAGCCCATTGCATCAGCCAATGGGGAACAGACTTTAGGAAGGACTACCGTAAATTGGGCTCGTTGCGCGCCAAATTTCCACACGTACCAATAATCGCATTAACCGCCACCTCTCCCCCCAATGTCACCAAAGATATTCTGACCTCCCTAAGAATCTCAGGGGCAATATGCCTAAATTCCAACACAAGCCGGAGAAATCTATGGCTTGAGGTGCGATCAAAGTCCAAGACCCAACTCAAggaaattgtcaaaatccTAGGCAAAGCTAAGGAAAgtgcaataatttattgcttGAGCACGAAAGACTGTGAAAGGGTGGCAGAGGAACTTGTAAAATGTGGAATAACTGCAGGGGCCTACCATTCTAAAATGGACAATGACACTAGGCTCCTAGTACAACAAGAGTGGATGGAAAATCGGAAGCGCGTAATAGTAGCCACGATGGCCTTTGGAATGGGAATAGACAAGAGTAATGTGCGCTATATTCTCCACCACTCACCCCCCAGTAGCCTCGACCGATATTACCAAGAAATAGGCAGGGCCGGACGAGATGGCAAGTTCGCCAGAACTGTCCTGTGGTACTCTCCGCACGACTTTGACCGCCTAAAATCGCTTGTGAAGGGCAAGCCCAAATTCTCCCAGGCAATAGATCAAGTGGCAAACTACTGCTACAATAAATTGCAATGCCGCCACATGTTAATCTCGCAATTCTTGCACGATGAGCCCGAAGGGGAGTCCACCGAAAATTGCGCCTTCTTCCCAGGCGCCACACCTGGCTGCGATAACTGCACCAAACGTCTTAAATCTGTGTGGGAAGACGTGACAATCGAGGCCCGAGAAATCGCCAAATTCGTAGCACAGGCGATGGCCCATCGCACCAATCCCTTTCTCACAGTATCAATCCTAGTCAACGCCCTTAGGGGGTCGATGATGAAGGTAGTTGTCAAATATAGCCTTGACAAGTTACCTGGGCATGGGTGCCTCAAGGGCGCTAGCAAAGAAAGGATTATGGAGATTGTGCGCAAGCTGCTGGCAATGGGTGTGCTGAGGGAGAGCCACCGGCGTagcaaaaattttggcCGCACCGTGGTCAGTGTGGGCAACGGGGCCAAGGATTTGATCGGTGGAAATATGCGGTTATTCATTGATGCTGTAACCATCGACGGGGGAGTGAAGGCCGAACGGAACTCGTCCGTGCTGGAGGCGGCCTCTCGTAACAACATAAAGAGGTCGATTCCGGAACAGCTTTTTTCGCGCTCGGACTCCTCAGAACTGCCAGACTGTGATTGA
- a CDS encoding hypothetical protein (overlaps_old_locusTagID:BBM_II03010), with product MEIVSFRNLHKNYCSFYRNTSRYRIEKINVSRLSVLFAASVFTRKIMRILRRSSLIGTVICVNFKHTRLENLYILTGCLLSGATLLNTNWHTDTKKSIEYKLRMTGCEIVIQDDTMAFEDRNMNRLDGVLYISLYEIFTPAVEEKCNSLATYLSPFDAVERAKSDSNIQRMLNHQMKESNNIPPDTIHLVAFSSGSDSDHPKASKIQYQHLYSCYDRLETMGRWDQKEPLIILVANPIYEPFTSIILSYSLYRPNTTLHLLQRYNATYWKIIWEMNEYYKHVYNDCSYKIFTSLYPRQLEALLTLEQVAKECSIFDPIIDYKHLVPIPPQGITETVIEYNGDDEQMIDEYSRLMDRNTGQWEGLGDSSDMKGSNSAAEMIDPAPKETCTDPCALFDTKCSEGHKSLFTGSSGAEDLPPKHLDPSPASGSGEFEDFLTGGGRMKGIHNPLQANFTPGYSRYGAVKTMFRLNKFDFKAASKPFGQDPPGEWLLKSKIKQSLLDQSSKLKSVTWPIYNKLKLHADKIGKSESTPRTEYSRSKLQVPLYEKRTESLVNIPHSRKSSTYIPKLRMKFSELRSVLADKNVLFSLGGAPIYPETCYTFSNVCKGKISILYYGSTETAFPLIHSASGVRERDDLLNIMKRGWTHEYQGLPCRGHYVGRPFEQSDNVKVVKSVNKNNANFMIECDAGEPGYIICKANINCQLCEPRIHEDHYLGLDDVGFYLYSAEGEDSETAVKEFFWMHKVDLSLCENYPWKFRLAQTSRLIHEFICDMYDIPQNKVYVKTFGLMHGDTCIYCCAVELVQIYTGTDNEPEPTNLDVEELSKDISENLLDRCRKSEIFKGLVLPDVLRVGSIPFTYKGTPDMKLLKETFKALI from the exons ATGGAAATCGTAAGTTTCCGGAACCTGCACAAAAACTATTGCAGTTTCTACAGAAACACATCG AGATACCGCATTGAAAAGATCAATGTCAGCAGACTAAGCGTTTTATTCGCCGCCTCTGTCTTTACACGAAAGATTATGCGGATTCTCCGCAGATCATCGCTCATAG GCACGGTCATTTGCGTAAACTTTAAACACACAAGGTTGGAGAACTTATACATTCTAACGGGATGTTTATTATCCGGAGCCACATTACTGAACACGAATTGGCACACCGACAC GAAAAAATCGATCGAGTACAAATTACGCATGACTGGGTGCGAAATTGTAATTCAAGATGACACTATGGCATTCGAAGATCGTAATATGAATAGGCTGGACGGGGTACTGTATATTTCGCTATACGAAATATTTACTCCTGCAGTTGAGGAGAAATGCAATTCATTGGCTACCTACTTATCGCCTTTTGATGCTGTTGAGCGGGCTAAATCGGATTCTAACATACAGCGTATGCTTAACCACCAGATGAAAGAGTCCAATAATATACCTCCAGATACGATCCATTTGGTGGCATTCTCTTCTGGGTCTGATTCGGATCATCCAAAGGCCTCTAAAATACAATACCAACACTTGTACTCATGTTATGATAGGCTTGAGACGATGGGAAGG TGGGACCAGAAGGAGCCCTTGATAATACTGGTTGCCAATCCGATATACGAGCCCTTTACTAGCATAATCCTCTCATATTCCCTTTATCGCCCTAATACCACACTACATTTATTGCAGAG ATATAACGCCACGTACTGGAAAATCATTTGGGAGATGAACGAATACTACAAACATGTATACAACGACTGCAGCTACAAG ATATTCACCTCTTTATATCCTAGGCAATTGGAAGCTCTGTTAACACTGGAGCAAGTGGCTAAAGAGTGCAGCATTTTTGATCCAATAATAGACTACAAACACTTAGTACCAA TACCGCCGCAGGGAATAACAGAAACCGTTATCGAATACAATGGGGATGATGAGCAGATGATTGATGAGTACAGCAGGCTGATGGATAGAAATACTGGGCAATGGGAAGGGCTGGGCGATTCCAGCGACATGAAAGGCTCTAATTCAGCGGCGGAAATGATAGATCCGGCACCAAAAGAAACATGTACAGATCCATGCGCTTTGTTTGACACAAAATGCTCTGAAGGTCACAAATCACTGTTTACAGGATCATCAGGAGCGGAAGATCTACCACCAAAACATCTAGACCCATCACCTGCATCTGGATCTGGAGAATTTGAGGATTTTCTGACTGGGGGCGGTCGAATGAAGGGCATTCATAATCCACTCCAGGCAAATTTCACGCCAGGGTACAGCAGATACGGCGCAGTAAAGACCATGTTTAGATTGAATAAGTTTGACTTTAAGGCGGCGAGTAAGCCCTTTGGTCAAGACCCGCCCGGCGAATGGCTGCTGAAGAGTAAAATCAAGCAATCGCTTTTAGACCAGAGTTCTAAGCTCAAATCGGTAACCTGGCCCATTTACAACAAGCTAAAGCTCCACGCTGACAAG ATTGGAAAATCTGAGTCTACTCCAAGAACTGAATACTCCCGATCAAAGCTACAGGTACCATTGTATGAGAAGAGGACAGAATCTCTTGTAAATATTCCACACTCGAGGAAATCCAGCACTTATATCCCCAAATTGAGGATGAAATTTTCGGAGCTTAGGAGCGTTTTGGccgataaaaatgtattattttctCTGGGCGGCGCCCCAATTTACCCTGAAACCTGCTACACCTTTAGCAACGTATGCAAAGGGAAGATTTCCATTCTATACTACGGATCGACAGAGACGGCGTTTCCG CTCATACACTCCGCCAGTGGTGTGAGGGAAAGGGACGATTTGCTGAACATCATGAAGAGGGGGTGGACTCACGAATATCAGGGTTTACCCTGTAGAGGGCACTATGTGGGCCGCCCCTTTGAGCAATCTGACAATGTAAAGGTCGTAAAATCTGTGAATAAGAATAACGCCAATTTTATG ATCGAATGCGATGCCGGTGAACCTGGGTACATTATTTGCAAGGCAAACATAAACTGTCAACTTTGCGAGCCTAGGATACATGAGGACCACTACCTAGGGCTAG ATGACGTAGGATTTTATCTGTATTCGGCGGAGGGAGAAGATAGTGAGACAGCAGTTAAGGAATTTTTTTGGATGCACAAGGTTGATTTGTCGCTATGCGAAAACTACCCGTGGAAGTTTAGACTGGCTCAAACCAGTAGGCTCATCCACGAGTTCATTTGCGACATGTACGATATCCCTCAGAACAAGGTTTACGTTAAAACATTTG GGCTGATGCACGGCGACACTTGCATTTACTGCTGCGCTGTAGAGCTAGTGCAAATTTATACCGGCACAGATAACGAGCCAGAGCCCACAAACTTAGATGTGGAAGAGCTCTCAAAGGACATATCGGAGAACTTGCTGGATCGCTGCCGCAAATCCGAGATTTTCAAAGGCCTGGTTCTCCCAGACGTACTGCGCGTAGGATCAATACCATTCACATACAAGGGCACCCCCGATATGAAACTTCTCAAAGAGACTTTCAAGGCGCTAATTTGA
- a CDS encoding conserved Plasmodium protein, unknown function (overlaps_old_locusTagID:BBM_II03025): MYLVTLITCVLWNPLHTNSKSVTDIENNLIDTYRVNSLSDELRNSDFLDSGEFRIRPLTLHKTTGCNAQMRGDLEAAIETLDMMRTQTFLAELSNSSFTLSYKGNKDKLFGKFYLPKIHTPLETIVSSRTCWRLKYNENPLILCAKNTNQRDAWMSAIIKAIYCNAAGKSIGNDNAAKDATNKNELDKFELPKHSIVDKIKHKVATVHENIPTHDSGLTEIDIKNLLSGSPLITVDGEEFPQTDHLTKNVDKNLEGTKPSEIGIERAIKPHGVM, encoded by the exons ATGTATCTGGTCACTTTGATTACGTGTGTGCTGTGGAACCCCTTACACACTAACTCCAAAAGTGTCACTGACATAGAAAACAACTTAATTG acacTTATAGGGTCAACAGTTTGAGCGATGAGTTGAGAAACAGTGATTTTTTGGATTCTGGAGAATTCCGAATCAGACCCCTTACACTGCACAAAACAACAGGCTGTAATGCACAAATG AGAGGGGACCTTGAAGCTGCAATTGAGACACTTGATATGATGAGAACCCAAACTTTCCTCGCggaattatcaaattcatcctTCACCCTTTCATACAAAG GAAACAAGGATAAATTGTTCGGTAAATTTTACCTCCCCAAGATACACACGCCTCTCGAAACTATCGTCTCCAGTAGAACtt GCTGGAGACTCAAGTATAATGAAAATCCACTCATTTTATGTGCAAAAAACACAAACCAAAGGGA tgcTTGGATGTCTGCAATTATTAAAGCTATTTATTGCAATGCAGCTGGCAAATCCATTGGAAATGACAATGCCGCAAAAGATGCCACaaacaaaaatgaattggacaaatttgaattaccAAAACATTCTATTGTAGACAAAATTAAACACAAAGTTGCAACAGTACATGAAAATATACCCACACACGACAGTGGATTGACGGAGATCGACATAAAGAATTTACTGTCAGGCTCACCACTTATCACTGTTGACGGGGAGGAATTTCCGCAGACTGACCATTTGACTAAGAACGTTGATAAGAATTTAGAAGGCACAAAACCTTCTGAGATTGGAATTGAAAGGGCAATTAAACCGCACGGGGTGATGTAA
- a CDS encoding cyclin H (overlaps_old_locusTagID:BBM_II03005), with protein MIDFSSFSHLSKWIFKQESEIESIRSGVRDKALGLISNIVGPDHVPCLEDEKWMISYFAYQLTRISKAKYVKHVVLESALAIFNRFYIKRSALEYDPRYVIFTCLSLALKAEDCWKAFTVRDLLGDLPELDPEKVFELEPKVCDGIDFSLFIFHSRDSIYWLKQECGRYLGPNFGSDTNTESFNITKEIAIAAQFDCIYMYECPEILLLYTPAQIALAAFYQQCSVQYATVLSVDQFMQRRIFNNDTERWESAKIIICKIQTAYDSYKPYRKEIMSKEGRDRTDAILERFVAIYEKTKCNMNVD; from the exons ATGATAGATTTTTCTTCCTTTTCCCACCTATCCAAATGGATCTTCAAGCAAGAAAGTGAAATTGAGAGCATCCGAAGTGGCGTTAGGGATAAAGCCCTAGGTTTAATTTCCA ATATCGTTGGCCCTGATCATGTACCGTGTTTGGAAGATGAGAAGTGGATGATAAGTTACTTCGCCTACCAATTAACTAGGATATCCAAAGCtaaatatgtaaaacaTGTAGTATTG GAGTCTGCGCTTGCAATCTTCAACAGATTTTACATTAAGAGGTCGGCACTGGAGTACGACCCAAGATACGTGATATTCACCTGCTTATCGTTGGCTCTAAAGGCAGAGGATTGCTGGAAGGCATTCACTGTGAGGGATTTACTAGGAGACCTGCCTGAATTGGATCCCGAAA AAGTGTTTGAACTGGAACCAAAAGTATGCGATGGTATCGACTTTTCTCTCTTCATATTTCATTCAAGAGATTCCATATATTGGCTAAAACAAGAGTGCGGAAGG TACTTGGGCCCAAATTTTGGATCGGACACCAACACTGAATCGTTCAACATTACAAAAGAAATTGCAATAGCGGCACAATTTGACTGCATTTACATGTATGAATGCCCAGA AATTCTTCTCTTATATACACCCGCGCAAATTGCGCTTGCGGCCTTTTACCAACAGTGCTCAGTGCAATACGCCACCGTGCTATCCGTAGACCA ATTCATGCAACGCAGGATTTTTAACAACGATACTGAGAGATGGGAGTCAGCTAAgattattatttgcaaGATACAAACTGCGTACGACAGTTACAAGCCATACCGAAAGGAGATTATGTCAAAAGAGGGGAGAGATCGCACGG ACGCTATTTTGGAGCGTTTTGTGGCGATTTACGAGAAGACCAAATGCAATATGAACGTGGACTGA
- a CDS encoding cytochrome c oxidase assembly protein, putative (overlaps_old_locusTagID:BBM_II03025), protein MALSVSADKPHRKASNSCASVYDEMVTCYQESPCFKELNRPFMDCLSNLRPQEVGEECLVLRKAYAQCRRNILKGQYRVMGNPYS, encoded by the exons ATGGCCTTATCTGTTAGCGCTGACAAACCACATCGCAAAGCTTCAAATTCTTGTGCCTCAGTTTACGATGAAATGGTGACCTGTTACCAa GAATCGCCATGTTTTAAAGAACTTAATAGGCCATTCATGGATTGCCTATCAAATCTCAGACCACAAGAAGTAGGTGAAGAATGTCTAGTTCTAAGGAAGGCTTACGCTCAGTGTAGGAGGAATATACTTAAAGGTCAATACAGAGTTATGGGCAATCCGTACTCATAG
- a CDS encoding conserved Plasmodium protein, unknown function (overlaps_old_locusTagID:BBM_II03020), whose protein sequence is MLHGVCCTILVILTLNFQIEHSIQQKVPFERIVNFLQTNRDDVLDRESAIDSYRSAQDEIAGELKLEAIRKARAADKIRQFAKDVGAAKARKGKEREEFEIQLNVNLAQAKLLDKESQLLSDRASEMENQLKDFLASPDKASMHIHNCNIFKVGPLNLATRVDDVKESLKSGLVGKLTGQELTLYLDKMPFVTYILYDIVLPVKSVEGAPTCFSFKYRGTHASGASSDRVLCASTRSSAHSWMNAISEAWFCANKGIQGTLVGRGTSNSEIENDKKRLDAFRKSVPKGLVNVNVSLDKDHKIHVLVNGKEKPSESVIDVGKLIGEMHVK, encoded by the exons ATGTTACACGGTGTATGTTGTACAATACTTGTAATTTTGACactaaattttcaaattgaaCATTCGATACAGCAAAAGGTTCCATTTGAACgaattgtaaattttctGCAAACAAATAGAGACGATGTGTTAGATAGAGAAAGTGCAATTGATTCCTATAGg AGCGCACAAGACGAAATTGCAGGAGAATTAAAGTTAGAGGCTATCAGAAAGGCCAGGGCTGCTGATAAAATTAGGCAATTTGCCAAGG ACGTCGGCGCCGCTAAGGCTAGGAAGGGTAAGGAGAGGGAGGAGTTTGAGATCCAATTGAACGTCAACCTGGCTCAAGCCAAACTTCTAGACAAGGAATCGCAATTGTTATCTG ACCGAGCTAGTGAAATGGAGAATCAACTAAAAGATTTTCTGGCATCACCAGATAAAGCTAGCATGCACATCCACA actgtaatatttttaaagtGGGACCATTAAACCTAGCTACAAGA GTGGACGATGTTAAGGAGTCACTTAAAAG TGGATTGGTTGGCAAGCTAACTGGTCAAGAACTGACTTTATATCTCGACAAGATGCCATTTGTCACATACATACTTTACGACATTGTACTGCCCGTTAAGAGTGTGGAGGGGGCTCCAACGT GTTTTTCGTTCAAATATAGAGGTACACATGCAAGTGGAGCATCGTCAGATAGAGTTTTGTGTGCTTCTACGAGATCTTCCGCGCACAGCTGGATGAACG CTATCAGTGAAGCTTGGTTTTGCGCAAACAAAGGCATTCAGGGTACGTTGGTGGGTAGAGGTACCAGCAACAGcgaaattgaaaatgataagAAGAGGCTGGATGCCTTTAGGAAGAGTGTGCCAAAG GGCCTGGTTAACGTTAATGTATCGCTGGATAAGGACCACAAGATACATGTGTTGGTGAACGGGAAAGAAAAGCCCTCTGAATCGGTTATCGATGTGGGAAAGTTAATTGGCGAAATGCAcgtcaaataa
- a CDS encoding TBC1 domain family member 24 (overlaps_old_locusTagID:BBM_II03000), protein MDSEPSSNSARKGDNPHNLSVNASIFREWRTPQAEELELSMWTLKMLESAVALDYEQYGALKTAIHRGVPDILKPYVWIKANEADKFYKSHPNFYETCLESTFGNHMPATLSEQCPTFCGGLMGFEQDLYEQSDSNDIGEAELSTQDYDPGPTADRYDNMDCSSNISETGKQHHNISIYAPDSTNLDGKNNEQYVEGTDGKGGTYHSPKSLTNPHVNDNSKSADDKVDKTDSGDINSFIKERVEPHRVPRNVFRMKGPERMREMSSIFVSRESSISNVPRRSFIRSLFKRKKMDENLVGIGHRHLSEPLIEISGKYNLPPLATHLSHLQHKTLDGIKLKEIKNNRPTYNRQGNSIAAGSDCGSNSSCGAYYGSVHESENEDVKKMLWFSNLARIDSDSNVHEGQNRCASNFFRRFYRILCCRAHSANNDVLHKIYKRIGSSDRDKCTATELLNIDIAKIDTDKLKEPVSPGPVSGQQQFLQLVATREKVQQNIKTSVYNLQDVTDFCILLTPIGIEQVKRILWCLNTSYSSKVEYMPMIPTLCCVLLVYLIPEVVICVLYKLLKRATEQTNDLFVACSRVEFIYLVKTCYSKAKMLNNVAISYLEKLGVDLLAWISRVIQRGFTFILPFDHILRILGAYLFQGDEILCRYILSILKLLQPELLKCCDKESADQVLYYAGLRSNPNLDEITKIAYNFRLSFRRPNSAEKLDVDHQTSYLRPIGIKLFYRPRLNHVSEIVKVHEWEELWTWMNDSYRILDPEMLYCSTTDGYNMFSLIRKFEALRTDSIPALLFIQTYALDTIGVFIPQLCKFPKDGIYTHNALDRESFVFTCKPMFQAYSWMDKGGPSITQECIKVGLNGIALYVDKNLHSGYSSACATYKSPALVKDYSGHFYISTLELWILS, encoded by the exons ATGGACTCTGAACCTTCGAGTAACAGTGCCCGCAAAGGCGATAACCCACACAATCTCTCGGTCAACGCAAGTATCTTTCGCGAATGGAGAACTCCGCAAGCAGAA GAATTGGAATTGTCTATGTGGACTCTTAAAATGCTTGAATCAGCAGTTGCCCTTGACTACGAACAATACGGAGCCCTTAAAACAGCCATTCACAG AGGTGTCCCAGATATTTTAAAGCCATATGTGTGGATTAAGGCAAATGAAGCggataaattttacaaaagCCATCCAAATTTCTACGAAACATGTCTTGAGTCCACCTTTGGAAACCATATGCCTGCGACCCTCAGTGAACAATGTCCAACTTTTTGCG GAGGTTTGATGGGATTTGAACAGGATTTATACGAACAAAGTGACTCAAATGACATAGGAGAGGCCGAACTTTCAACTCAAGATTATGATCCGGGACCTACCGCTGATAGATATGATAATATGGACTGCTCGAGTAATATCTCTGAAACAGGAAAACAACATcataatatatctatttacGCCCCCGATTCTACAAATTTAGAtggaaaaaataatgaacAATATGTTGAAGGAACTGATGGCAAGGGGGGCACTTACCACTCCCCAAAGTCCTTAACGAACCCGCATGTTAATGATAATAGTAAAAGTGCCGATGATAAAGTGGATAAAACAGACTCTGGTGATATAAATTCGTTCATCAAGGAGAGAGTAGAACCCCACCGTGTACCTAGGAATGTTTTCCGTATGAAAGGGCCGGAACGGATGCGGGAAATGTCGAGTATTTTTGTTAGCAGAGAATCTTCAATATCAAACGTGCCCAGGAGATCGTTCATTAGATCTCTCTTCAAGCGGAAGAAGATGGATGAAAATCTTGTAGGCATTGGCCATAGGCATTTGAGCGAACCGCTCATTGAGATTTCCGGGAAATACAATCTGCCCCCTCTCGCTACACATCTAAGCCATTTGCAGCATAAAACTCTAGATGGTATAAAACTTAAggaaataaaaaataatcgTCCCACTTACAATAGGCAGGGTAATTCCATTGCAGCTGGATCAGATTGTGGTTCAAACAGCAGTTGTGGTGCCTATTATGGTAGTGTTCATGAGAGCGAAAATGAAGATGTCAAAAAAATGTTGTGGTTCAGCAATTTGGCGCGGATTGACTCTGACTCCAATGTCCATGAGGGGCAAAATAGATGTGCAAGCAATTTTTTTAGGCGTTTCTATCGTATACTTTGTTGCCGCGCTCATAGTGCCAATAATGATGTTTTgcacaaaatttacaaaagaATTGGGAGCTCGGATCGCGATAAATGCACTGCTACTGAActtttaaatatagatattGCCAAAATTGACACTGATAAACTCAAGGAACCTGTATCCCCCGGGCCTGTATCTGGCCAGCAACAGTTTTTACAGCTAGTAGCCACGAGGGAAAAGGTGCAACAAAACATTAAAACTTCTGTGTACAATCTTCAAGATGTTACTGATTTCTGTATTTTATTGACGCCAATTGGTATTGAGCAAGTTAAACGCATTTTGTGGTGCCTAAACACCAGTTACTCATCTAAGGTCGAGTACATGCCA ATGATTCCAACACTTTGCTGTGTGTTGCTGGTTTATTTGATTCCAGAAGTTGTGATTTGCGTGTTATACAAGTTGTTGAAGAGAGCCACCGAGCAAACGAATGACCTCTTTGTTGCTTGTTCGCGGgttgaatttatttatttggtTAAAACGTGTTATTCCAAGGCCAAAATGTTGAACAATGTGGCAATTTCGTACCTGGAAAAATTGGGTGTCGATTTACTGGCGTGGATATCTCGCGTAATTCAGCGTGGATTTACTTTTATCCTGCCTTTTGACCATATTTTGCGTATTCTGGGCGCCTACCTATTTCAGGGCGATGAAATACTCTGTCGTTACATACTTTCAATCCTGAAGCTGCTGCAGCCCGAGTTGCTTAAGTGTTGTGATAAAGAAAGTGCTGACCAAGTACTATATTATGCTGGGCTTAGATCTAACCCTAATTTAGACGAGATAACAAAG attgcCTACAACTTTAGATTATCATTCAGAAGACCGAACAGTGCTGAGAAATTGGATGTTGATCATCAAACTAGCTATTTGAGACCGATAGGCATCAAGCTGTTCTACAGGCCCCGATTGAACCACGTATCAGAGATTGTCAAAGTTCATGAATGGGAGGAACTGTGGACATGGATGAACGACTCATACCGTATATTGGACCCGGAAATGCTCTATTGTTCCACCACAGATGGGTATAATATGTTCTCCCTGATTAGAAAATTCGAAGCACTTCGTACCGACTCGATTCCGGCTCTTCTCTTCATCCAAACATACGCATTGGATACTATTGGTGTGTTTATTCCGCAACTTTGTAAATTTCCAAAGGATGGAATTTACACCCACA ATGCATTGGACCGTGAAAGTTTTGTGTTCACTTGTAAGCCCATGTTTCAGGCCTATTCATGGATGGATAAGGGTGGGCCCAGCATCACTCAAGAATGCATCAAAGTAGGTTTGAATGG TATTGCTCTGTATGTggacaaaaatttgcactCTGGATACAGCAGCGCATGTGCTACCTACAAATCGCCTGCGCTTGTTAAAGATTACTCTGGTCACTTTTACATTTCAACTCTAGAACTTTGGATCCTTTCATAA